TCTATTAACCTGAATAAAGTGAAAGAATACGTCTTGTTTAAACATTTGTCGGCACAGATGCGACGCTGTGTTAATGTCCTGGATTATTGGAACAGAAAAGCATTATTTATTGAACGAGAGCAAACACTTTAGCCGTCTGTTTTCTTCGTGAATAGCGGTACGAGCGACCAGAGGAGATAGTGAGGCGCAAGACAATTATGGAATGTCAGTGGGCCACGCGGTGAAATGATCACTCATCACGAATAACTgttaaagatgttttttttgcaCTCGTGTACATATATGGATGCTGCTAGGTTAGCTTTCACAATGCTTTTGTTTGCCGAAACAATGACGCGTTAGACACAATAGGAAGatattattagaataagaagttgTAAAATTTTAGTATGAATAATCTAAATTGAAACcttaagtacctacctactcaTGAAGTTTTTAAATTGGATTGATAGTCACAAAAATAAACTCGGGATTCGAATcggtacatataataaatatatgacGAAAAATGAACTGAACTGAAATCAAAgtctatattttaaacaattttaaaaaataacaggACAGGTGTATCGCAAGCTTTCGGTGGTAGCCTGTATAATGCagcaaattaatttgaatttggagttaagataattgaataaaaacatcGAATGTATTTGAATCAATTGAattgtctatgataataatttCTTTAGAGGTTTTACGATTATTTCGTGGTACGTAATTTAGATTAATAAATACGATTCTCTCTCTATTCGATACTCTCTCTCGTTGAGAACTTTCTTTCAGGTATTCAAGCGACGAAAGCGACTTGCTTTTCGATTCCAATGCCCGCGCATGACAAGTTGCTTTCTCTTTAATGATTATCGATACGCATTTGGCTTTGAATTATAGACCTTATAGCCCTTTGTTAGCcaataaattcaaaatgttcTATTCAACATTTTGAATGTCACTTATATCTTttatggaataaaataaaacctacaCTCTAACAGAGACTAACATTATAAGTCCTTTTTGTGTCTACTTAAAATCTGTGACCAAACTTTGTGATATTTAGTGTCGGAGCGTGAACGTCTGACAGTAATTGTGTAGGTAGTTGAAGGGCGGAGGGTAAATGCCCTGTTTCTTGATCGTCTCAACTGACGTTCATTCCGATGATACATACCTATACCTGTATTTAGAAAACGAGTTAACAAAATGTCGTCGTTTGTGAGTGCATTGACAGGatcgtttttatttgtttcgtacGCAAAAATCTTGAAAATTATTCTAAAAGCCAAGATAATATCTTGGTTTTTTCTTCTacttaatatttgtataaactAATTTCCCGTAATAGATTATTAATCAATTCCGAATGTCATTAaagacatctatatattaatacgcgaagcaaaaactttgtacccctttttacgaaaattgcgcggacggaggagtgtgaaattttccacacttatagagaatatagacaagaagtgcacaacgctaatattttttaaaaataatgcataaaagatacattaaatcaataaagaaaacattacacacactacataccatgtatttgacgcacacacgcatgcatactattgattgtcaaacttttgttcttgacgtctgttgtcaaattgataatagatattaaatattgtttgtctttgttaatattttttatagagaagtcttggcgaaatttgtgattatagaagtataaaatacaatcataatagtgtacaaacttacaattccaattaattatagtcgaatttcgactactgcgggacctctagtataagtAAAATGGTGATACGACGAAttatttgaaagaaaataaatttacgcATAATTGCTTAAAAGCCTTACTGGTAACTGTTTGATGTACCTTAATATTTATGAGATTTTTACTTTGCCCCTAAATCAATTTTATACGGCTTAAGGCTTATTGATCGATAGTATTATTAGTGTTATATGAAAGGAACAAATTAATGTCTAGCGTAGACTGTTTGTCGACGGTGTCTGTTTCACCGGTATTTGAatggaataataaataatacgaaCTAAATTTCCTGaatgtataatatatgtacaaatataatggtatatatatagattggcaAACGAACTCACGAATAACCATGGATACCTTAAGACATGGGATTAAAGTCTCAAtccataaaaaatagttttgagtCCCGGAAAAGTCAAATCACTCAATACGAATACATAGGAATTATTAAGAGATCATGGACGATGTACTAGTAAatcatttacaacgtaaaaagttttaatttatataactaTGGATGTAAGTTTAAATAAACAAGCTATCAGAGAAATCAAGAGTATTAATTTGCTTGTAGAAAAGCAAacttataaatgttatttatataaagATGAGTTaagccaatgtaaatttttacGCGATTGCGTTGAAATTTGTAGCCTCAGTTTTATAAAATCAGGTTTCACGAGGTTGACTTTGTGTTTTGATCATAAAATGCTGCGAGCGATGCTGTCCAAATGACACACTTTTAGCAGTGactcattttttaaatacatcgaTATTTTTCGTAGATAAATCTAATAACAAATTATTGACATCATAGATTGTTAATAGatgaactatacttgagaccttagaatttatatctcgaggtgggtggcgcatttactttgtagatgtctatgggcttcagtaaccacttaacgtccacccatctaagggataaaaaaaagatatacgtGTACTTTTATGTACCCATCGACTAGTGATCGCCCAGGGGTTGAAATTCGgtcgtaattaataataatatattttctttaaatgttTTAACGTAAACCatgaaagtatttaaaataatacaatttcaattttgactttatgtctcagggtgggtggtggTAATCACGTTGTCTAtggacttactggtggtaggacctcttgtgagtccgcgcgggtaggtaccaccaccctgcctgtttgtGCCGTGAAGTatttagtaatgcgtttcagtttgaagggtggtagtaactatactcgagaccttagaactatatctcaaggtgggtggcacgtttacgtcatagacgtctatgggctccagtatccagtaaccacttaacaccaggtgggctggtggggtgagctcgtccacccaactaaacatttaaaaaaaaaactccagtcATCACTTAACTCTTGCTCGTGGTTAGCGCTTATCCAACTAACAGTTGTAGTTATTGCCTATCCTAAAAAACAATATCTAAGTGGCAATGGCTTTAGTAGTGATAAAGGCTGTTCTGTCAACATCCTACCCTTAAACGAACGCATAATTCCTTCACGGAAATAAGTTTTTTTGGATGAGGGTATTGATGCCttaataggcaggatagtgaaACCCGTTGGACATTAATACGTTCGATATTAATAGCATAGCGGAACTGCAAGTGGAACAATAACAAACAAgccgatttttattttgaatgtaaaatatgtattacgAGTAGATATACCAAGTTCCTTTAGCAAACTTGAAATGGTAATTACTTCCGCTCACtttaatgaaactaaaaatataaaaaaaaaaaacattcagtttTATAACACAGTTGGACAGTTCCCTTGACTAGTGAAATCGGTGCTGCATTGGAATTAACTAGGTCATTTGCGGTAATTGCAATCAAATAGTTACTGAAATCctatttcattttgattttagaattgtttttaatttcatctatatattaatacgtgaagcgaaaactttgtacccctttttacaaaaattgcgcggacggaggagtatgaaattttccacacttatagagaatatagagaagaagtgcagaatgctaatattttttttaaactatgaatTAAAAGTACattcaattaataaagaaaacattacacacactaccatgtatttgacacacacacatatactctttgtttattgtcaaacttttgttattgcttgaatattgtagtcaaattgagaataggttagtattgtttatctttaatattacgagtatttgtctatagtgtagtcttggcgaaatctgtaacaataggaccataataatgttgaagcttataatttcaattaattatagtcgaatttcaactactgcggcACCACTAGTTTTCTTTAATACAGCGACTAAATTATTATGtgataataaacataaaacaatatttcatgACATCGAAGATGATTGAACGATATTGAAGTATGACTCTgtgttaaatattcatattctaATCTTTATTTGAATAAAGATAGATACTTGTTATACTTCATATGAATATTTGTTTCTTTGCTTGCGTATTGGACTAAGACATATACAGCGGTTGTTGGCACTTCATCAAACGTTAATAGTACCATTGAATTATAACGGATGGCGTGCGAAGCGTTTCATCAAATGTatctttattattgtttcaacCGGACACAaaaaggaatttttttttttttttttttattgcttagattgatggacgagctcacagcccacctgacgttaagtggttactgaagcccatagacatctacaacgtaaatgcgccacccacctcgagatacaagttctaaggtctcagtatagttacgacggctaccccacccttcgaaccgaaacgcattactgcttcacggcggaaataggcggggtggtggtacctacccgtgcggactcccaagaggtcctaccaccatcaaCCGAAACTGATGCTGGATATCTCAGATATGAGATAAAGAATGATAGATCCAAATTGCTTCAACTGATTACAATGAACTAGTGTTTTACTAGGCAGATAGAGAAAAAATGCAACTGACAACCACTGTTCGACTTAATTAATCATCATGATTCTTGTCTGTATTGATAAGGAATGTTTCTACAGACTTGTGAGTCCCCATGACACCGAttgtatgaattttatttaaactcgCATACATTAAATTACATTGTTCATTTGTTTCTATTACAACACGATAGGGTCTAATTATTGTAATGGTCTGTAAGTACAAGCTTGTTGGTGTTTACACGCAATCTCTAACGACTAAAAGAGTTATGAATTCAATTAGATTCtggttttgaatttgaaaatataataaaaatacaaaacagaATTTTGTATTGATTTTCCATTTTaactcaataaataatattgttatcgGTATTAGGGCGATGTAAGCAATATTGTTCTTTTTGTATCGTtgcttatttttgttttaaagcaTAAGCTGCGGTCTTTGCACTTCCTCATTAAATTTCAACTTGGGCAGCAGTATTTACCGTCGTCAATTGATGTGGTTATCTATGtcaataaataaacgaataaaaaGTATATCATGACTGATCATGTTAAATGTTTTAACCGTTCTGTAGGAAGAGTAGCGTACGGGTCGTATACAGCGGTCTCCATCGGTcagggacatcagcaatgccaagggcacagTCAAGCCGCTACCTGAACGCGCACAAGCGTTTTAAATGTGCAATAAAAGccgttttaaatttcaataacatttttattactctaagtatttattttgttaatataataattagctTTGCTCTTAAGTTCATGAGAGTCTATTCTGTAAATCGTTGCTGAAACGTTGCTAGTATAACTGCATCAAACGAGCTCTCGTTCACAGCCACtttgtaaatacataatacACAACAACTAAACAGACGTGTTAGCGAATTACGCGCACACTGCATAAGAGATGCGCTCTAGACGCGAATCGCCGTCTTCACAGGTATAGTGGTTTCAGCGTAGCCTTGACATAGGAGGATGCGCGGCTGGCCGTCGCGACTTAACACCACTCGGCTACTAGCCCCAATGACGGTTGCGGTAGTATTTAGGCACCGCCAGATACGGATATCTTGCTGGTACTCTAACATTTTCCAAGTTGTATCCGCGCCTTAATCGCACTAGTGCCGTACCGATGTCGCGTTCCACTTCCCTCTTCGAGGGTCTCACTATCTTGACCACGTTCGATTCCAAAATAACATTATCTGCCACTACAGGTTCGTCGGGTCTTATTCTGGTGATGAGTTTGGCCCTGTTCTTCTGTGACGCCAAATACTCTTCGTTTAGAACGTAATCGTGATGTTTCGGGATTTGTTTGTGTCTGGCACTGTCGATTTCTCGGTCGTATCCGAGGCGGTCTCCTGGGGCGGCGAGCGCGGGCGCCGCCACGATGACTACGAGCGCGATGTACGCGTGCATGATGCGGTGTGTTTCGACTGTTTGAGCCGCGCGCCTTCATCACACATTTTATATATGCGAGAGATCGATACGATTCCCGCCCAGTTTAACCATATACATTTTGATCGTATAATGACAGACGCGCTTGAACTTGGCATTGAATTGTGTTCATAATAATTATAGGAGGTacggttttctttttcttatctCCTTTTACTTCAGGTTGCTAAGACCGGTAGACACTAATATTTCGATGCATCAGTACACTGAACTTACACTGAATAACCTTGTACTACTTACATTATCCGACATTACTTTACGTAACTATTAAGTTTGTACAAGGTGACTGTTATGTTACGAGCatagattataattattaacttgTCTTCATTATTAATTAGGGTAATCTAACGAACATTCATAAAGATTAGTGagttatataattttgttttcattttgaataatattttcataGTCCGCACCATCAAAACACAATCATGTTAGGCTGTGTTTTGTTCctgtgatatattattattattattacattatttacgtTCAACGATGAACGAATTTCGTTTGCTTAACAAGTCAGGTgttgcaatattttttattactatctaTGGACATAAAATTGAAGGCATAACTTTAATTTGAGTGCAGGGCATTTTAAACGTCGTAAACTGAGTATTTACAGACAGAAGAACACGATTTGTTCAAGGGTAATAGTTAAATAACAGCCGATGTGGGTGAATACGCAGCGTCTTTTGATGCTTTTAAATTCAAGGGTATAATCTATTAGTTCATCGGTCTGTATATCTAATATGTTAATGAGTGATCTTGTTAATATAATTCccttttttccttacctaagcTTTGGTAACCTAAGGGTCTTGCTcgtgaactagtaggtgagctcacgggctgaaCTCGGGAggatttgctaatactagctctagcaagagcagtgcttagttGAACCTATtgccggatcggaatagcgattcttttatttttgttttttatagcttagatgggtggacgagctcacagcccacctggttttaagtggttactggaggccatagacatctacaaacgtaaatgcgccacccaccttgagatataagttctaaggtctcaagtatagttacaacggctgccccacccttcaaaccgaaacgcattactgcttcacggcagaaataggcagggtggtggtacctacccgcgcggactcacaagaggtcctaccaccagtaaaattacttacagagaagatccggcgagaaactcagcaggttGATTAttctgataaaataataatgcacacagtgtgaCACAAATTTAGCTGTCTTTATTAAAATGTCTGAAGACAGTTTCGATATGTGTTCATTGTTAAACTCATCAAGgacgttataaataatttattaatgtaactaTTTAACTAGTATATTTAACTagtatattaataacaaaagcCGATTATTGCGTTGTTAATATAAGTATGGTAATTTAGATATATCCAAGTCGTTTTTAAAGATTGATAATAAATAGGTTTTTTCAGCATTTCATGTAATACTTCAAACGTAGAATATAATCTGTTTATCGatgcaaaataatattatattttaaatttattttaagcaaaaataTCGTCTCTTGACATacacattttttgtttcatgctTATTTCCTGGATTGTCGAC
The sequence above is drawn from the Bombyx mori chromosome 11, ASM3026992v2 genome and encodes:
- the LOC101737511 gene encoding uncharacterized protein LOC101737511, which codes for MHAYIALVVIVAAPALAAPGDRLGYDREIDSARHKQIPKHHDYVLNEEYLASQKNRAKLITRIRPDEPVVADNVILESNVVKIVRPSKREVERDIGTALVRLRRGYNLENVRVPARYPYLAVPKYYRNRHWG